In Aeromicrobium marinum DSM 15272, one genomic interval encodes:
- a CDS encoding thymidine phosphorylase — MAKRDGHRLTDPQIDWVVDAYTRGVVADEQMAALAMAILLNGMDRPEIARWTAAMIASGERMDFSGLSRPTADKHSTGGVGDKITLPLAPLVAACGVAVPQLSGRGLGHTGGTLDKLESIPGWRADLTNAEILAQLDDVGAVICAAGPGLAPADKKLYALRDVTGTVEAIPLIASSIMSKKIAEGTGSLVLDVKVGSGAFMKEIDQARELAATMVALGQDAGVATVALLTDMSTPLGMTAGNAIEVTESVEVLAGGGPGDVVELTLALAREMLAAAGRPDVDPADALADGRAMDVWRRMVRAQGGDPDAPLARPRETHEVRAAA; from the coding sequence ATGGCCAAGCGCGACGGTCACCGACTCACCGATCCGCAGATCGACTGGGTCGTCGACGCCTACACCCGTGGCGTGGTGGCCGACGAGCAGATGGCCGCCCTCGCGATGGCGATCCTGCTCAACGGCATGGACCGTCCGGAGATCGCCCGGTGGACCGCGGCCATGATCGCCTCGGGGGAGCGGATGGACTTCTCCGGGCTCAGCCGGCCCACGGCGGACAAGCACTCCACCGGCGGGGTGGGCGACAAGATCACGCTGCCGCTCGCCCCGCTGGTCGCTGCCTGCGGTGTGGCGGTGCCCCAGCTGTCGGGTCGGGGGCTCGGCCACACCGGCGGCACCCTCGACAAGCTGGAGTCGATCCCCGGCTGGCGGGCCGACCTGACGAACGCCGAGATCCTCGCCCAGCTCGACGACGTCGGGGCCGTCATCTGCGCGGCGGGCCCGGGTCTCGCGCCGGCGGACAAGAAGCTGTACGCGTTGCGCGACGTCACCGGCACGGTCGAGGCGATCCCGCTGATCGCCAGCTCCATCATGAGCAAGAAGATCGCCGAGGGCACCGGCTCGCTGGTGCTGGACGTCAAGGTCGGGTCCGGAGCGTTCATGAAGGAGATCGACCAGGCGCGCGAGCTGGCCGCGACCATGGTCGCCCTGGGCCAGGACGCGGGCGTCGCCACGGTCGCCCTGCTCACCGACATGTCGACGCCGCTGGGGATGACGGCCGGCAACGCGATCGAGGTGACCGAGTCGGTCGAGGTGCTGGCCGGAGGAGGACCCGGCGACGTCGTCGAGCTGACCCTGGCCCTGGCGCGCGAGATGCTGGCCGCCGCCGGCCGGCCCGACGTCGACCCGGCCGACGCGCTCGCCGACGGCCGCGCCATGGACGTCTGGCGCCGCATGGTCCGGGCCCAGGGTGGGGACCCCGACGCGCCCCTCGCCCGCCCGCGCGAGACCCACGAGGTCAGGGCCGCGGCG
- a CDS encoding cytochrome P450, with amino-acid sequence MTSRPTVEVDLGDPGFVDDPYPTLAGLRAAGPMVWHDAGGRWLATTHGAVTATLRDRRLGRIWTDWEPVGRMEPFNALHRNQLMENEPPVHTRMRRLLAGAFSRGHVERMRPRIEELATEMAGRLDGTVDLLADYAEPMPVYVIADLLGVPRSDHTVLRDWSQAIVHMYEPAVDESVRSAAVSASVEFDAYVRDVLQHRRRTPGDDLITDLLAERADGESLSEDELVATVVLLLNAGHEASVNVFGNGVHALLEHPAEVARVAGGEVPVDVALEELIRFDAPLQLFERTATADVEIAGQRVVAGEKVACLMGSANRDAAVFDDPDRFDPARDPNPHVGFGLGPHFCLGAPLARLELQISLAALLRRHPRLTLAGTSPRRPTWVLRGYRTLVVDLEGSS; translated from the coding sequence GTGACGAGCCGGCCCACCGTCGAGGTGGACCTCGGGGACCCGGGGTTCGTCGACGACCCCTACCCGACCCTGGCCGGCCTGCGCGCGGCCGGACCCATGGTGTGGCACGACGCCGGGGGGCGGTGGCTGGCGACCACCCACGGTGCCGTCACGGCGACCCTGCGGGACCGTCGCCTCGGGCGGATCTGGACCGACTGGGAACCCGTCGGCCGGATGGAACCGTTCAACGCGCTGCACCGCAACCAGCTCATGGAGAACGAGCCACCGGTCCACACCCGCATGCGTCGCCTGCTGGCGGGAGCGTTCTCCCGGGGGCACGTGGAGCGGATGCGACCCCGCATCGAGGAGCTTGCCACCGAGATGGCCGGCCGGCTCGACGGGACGGTCGACCTGCTCGCCGACTACGCCGAGCCGATGCCGGTGTACGTCATCGCCGACCTGCTGGGCGTTCCCCGGTCCGACCACACCGTGCTGCGCGACTGGTCGCAGGCGATCGTGCACATGTACGAGCCGGCGGTCGACGAGTCGGTCCGCTCGGCGGCGGTGTCGGCCTCGGTGGAGTTCGACGCATACGTCCGCGACGTGCTGCAGCACCGCAGGCGCACCCCGGGCGACGACCTGATCACCGACCTCCTGGCGGAGCGGGCCGACGGCGAGAGCCTGTCCGAGGACGAGCTGGTCGCCACCGTCGTGCTGCTGCTCAACGCGGGGCACGAGGCCTCGGTCAACGTGTTCGGCAACGGGGTGCACGCCCTGCTGGAGCACCCGGCCGAGGTCGCCCGGGTCGCGGGTGGCGAGGTGCCGGTCGACGTCGCGCTGGAGGAGCTGATCCGGTTCGACGCACCCCTGCAGCTGTTCGAGCGCACGGCCACCGCCGACGTCGAGATCGCCGGGCAGCGGGTCGTCGCCGGTGAGAAGGTCGCCTGCCTCATGGGGTCGGCCAACCGTGACGCGGCCGTGTTCGACGATCCCGACCGGTTCGACCCGGCCCGCGACCCCAACCCGCACGTCGGGTTCGGGCTGGGACCGCACTTCTGTCTCGGCGCGCCGCTCGCGCGTCTGGAGCTGCAGATCAGCCTCGCCGCGTTGTTGCGGCGGCATCCACGCCTGACCCTCGCCGGCACCTCGCCCCGACGTCCCACCTGGGTGCTGCGCGGCTACCGGACCCTCGTGGTCGACCTGGAAGGAAGCTCGTGA
- a CDS encoding cytidine deaminase codes for MGRAYAPYSDYPVGAAGLVDDGRVVLGCNVENAAYGVALCAECGMVSALHSTGGGRLVAVVCVDGAGRPLMPCGRCRQLLWENGGPTMQLLTAHGVRTMADVLPDAFDATDLRAGGPNP; via the coding sequence ATGGGGCGGGCGTACGCGCCGTACTCCGACTACCCGGTCGGTGCGGCCGGGCTGGTCGACGACGGCCGGGTCGTGCTGGGCTGCAACGTCGAGAACGCGGCGTACGGTGTGGCGCTGTGCGCCGAGTGCGGGATGGTCTCGGCCCTGCACTCCACCGGCGGCGGCCGGTTGGTGGCGGTGGTCTGCGTCGACGGAGCGGGTCGACCCCTGATGCCGTGCGGACGCTGCCGACAGCTGTTGTGGGAGAACGGCGGTCCCACGATGCAGCTGCTCACCGCCCACGGGGTCCGCACGATGGCCGACGTCCTGCCCGACGCCTTCGACGCCACCGACCTGCGCGCCGGGGGCCCGAACCCGTGA